One Poecilia reticulata strain Guanapo linkage group LG19, Guppy_female_1.0+MT, whole genome shotgun sequence genomic window carries:
- the LOC103481856 gene encoding zinc finger protein OZF-like isoform X2, whose translation MEFVSPGKETRLLEKGIKNKWRWACLEERGQEVGGNFSKRGRWDAFGGRLVEDEQQLMVKEEVPELSSSSLDQQNLTCSQVKKEEEEQWICHSEKNEDEEKPQLSEVHHIKREDSTETEAPTSSSAEQMKTEPDGEISGGPEPNREPNPNPNLQTNIEERNSSSSETEVSDESVDDNLPGSGSENEGSDESVDDNLSGSGSENEDSDEDRREQRTRQSGVNSKVGRRAAKKAFSCPDCGKQFVRKQMFQKHMVGHSGEKSSNCSVKKNHCRGKQNGDEQMGRKSFSCDDSGKTFKKHVTLKSHIKRIHRVKKLVCEDCGKSFHYQAQLKNHQRLHTGERPFACDKCGKTFSQKSSLQTHMVCHSEEKPFACKKCDKRFSRKTYLKLHMTIHKGKKPFACSDCGRCFRLKSDLKAHMLTHLDVKPFICGYCGGRFTRKASLRLHVRLHTGENLLSCDKCDKKFARKCHLVAHMRFHANVVPGKGNFACEECGRRFVKRCHVERHMVIHTGKKQFKCNICLKTFTRGENMKNHKLKIHNE comes from the coding sequence ACGAGCAGCAGCTGATGGTTAAAGAAGAGGTTCCTGAACTGAGCAGTTCCAGTTTGGACCAGCAGAACCTCACATGTTCCCAGGtgaagaaggaagaggaggaacagTGGATCTGTCATTCTGAGAAGAATGAAGACGAAGAAAAACCTCAGTTGTCAGAGGTTCATCACATCAAACGTGAAGACAGCACAGAGACAGAAGCTCCAACCAGTAGTTCAGCTgaacagatgaaaacagaacCTGATGGAGAGATCAGTGGAGGACCAGAACCCAACAGGGAGCCGAATCCCAATCCTAATTTACAGACAAATATTGAAGAAAGGAATTCATCCTCTTCTGAGACTGAAGTCAGTGATGAGAGCGTAGATGATAATCTACCAGGTTCTGGATCTGAAAATGAAGGCAGTGATGAGAGCGTAGATGATAATCTATCAGGTTCTGGATCTGAAAATGAAGACAGTGATGAAGATCGGAGGGAACAAAGAACACGTCAGTCTGGTGTAAACAGCAAAGTGGGACGTAGAGCTGCCAAGAAGGCCTTCAGCTGCCCTGACTGTGGTAAACAGTTTGTGAGGAAGCAGATGTTCCAGAAACATATGGTAGGTCATTCAGGAGAAAAGTCTTCCAACTGTTCGGTTAAGAAGAATCACTGTAGAGGGAAGCAAAACGGTGATGAACAGATGGGAAGGAAATCCTTTTCTTGTGACGATAGTGGTAAAACCTTTAAGAAGCATGTTACTCTTAAATCTCACATTAAGAGAATCCATCGTGTTAAAAAATTAGTTTGTGAAGACTGTGGTAAAAGCTTTCACTATCAGGCTCAATTAAAAAATCACCAGAGACTCCACACAGGAGAAAGACCATTTGCCTGTGATAAATGTGGCAAAACATTTAGCCAAAAGTCTAGCCTTCAAACTCACATGGTGTGCCACAGTGAAGAAAAACCATTTGCCtgtaaaaaatgtgataaaaggTTTAGCCGGAAGACATACCTTAAATTGCACATGACCATCCATAAGGGAAAAAAACCATTTGCATGCAGCGACTGTGGCAGATGCTTCAGACTTAAGAGTGATCTAAAAGCCCACATGCTAACCCACTTGGATGTAAAACCATTTATTTGTGGGTATTGTGGTGGCAGATTTACTCGCAAAGCAAGTCTGCGTCTGCATGTTAGACTCCACACTGGGGAGAATCTGCTGTCATGTgataaatgtgataaaaagttTGCTCGGAAGTGTCACCTTGTAGCACATATGCGATTTCATGCAAATGTGGTGCCTGGAAAGGGAAACTTTGCTTGTGAAGAATGTGGAAGAAGGTTTGTGAAGAGGTGTCATGTTGAAAGACATATGGTTATTCACACAGGaaagaaacaatttaaatgcAATATTTGCTTGAAGACGTTTACGAGAGGTGAGAATATGAAGAATCACAAACTGAAAATTCACAATGAATAG